Sequence from the [Bacteroides] pectinophilus genome:
ACGCTCCGCTTACAAAATATTATTTTTCATTCATCATTTCATGATTTTCAATTTCTTTTAAAGTGCGACCATTTTCATCCTTCCATCGTGTCAAACCATTATCACTTTTACCGACAACAAACATTGCCGCACCTGATGGACTTGAAAAAAGCATATCTTCTTGTAATATACCATCTATGATATTACTGGTACACCTTTGTTCTTTTATTGTGTCAGGAACTGTATTGTCATCCACGGGAGATATCTGGCTTCCTTTTAATACAATAAATCCTTCAGATGTGATTGTACCCTGTGCCTCTATTTTTCCTACATTTTTTATGACACGCTCCAAATACAACTTTATATCTTCTTTTTTCTCCGTATCTCCAACTGGATTTTCTTTTGGAATAGCATTAGTATATGCATCCAAAACCTTATAGCCAAGTGCATTAATCAGTATCCTTACATTATCAACAAATTCTTCCATACTTGCAACTTGGGATTCCTTTAGCACAGTATTTTTATATGTATTTTTTGTAAGAACCTCATATCTATTACACTGTCGTGCAATTTCTACAAAACGGTTTTCAAGATATCTAATCAACGCTTTATTAAGGTCTCTCCCTATAAATATAACTGCAGTATTCCAGTAATATTTTTCCTTCTCAGCCTGTGCATCTCTTAGGTGCTGAATCAACCGCTCTTTTACATTCTCTGCCTCTCCTATATACACAGAATCTTTCCCGTTATCTTCTTTACAGAACAAAAAATAAACACCCGCTTGCTTTATATCTTCTCTACTGCATGTAGGCACTTCAATCCGTGGAATTTTAATAGCTTTACCATTCCAATTTGACAATTCTGCCGTTATTAAGCTATCAGCAGTGCCATTAACCAGAAATAATTCTATTGATTTACCATATGCCATATCTTAATGCCTCCGTAATTTTCGTTCTGTAACAGGAGATGAATCACCGATGTCAAAATGCTTTTGTCTAGTATTTCTTCAGTTCTTTAATCAAATCGGTCTCTGTAACTTTAGAATTTAAAACCTGCTTTCCTAAATATATAACATCCTTATCGCATGTATCAAAACATGATTTGACCCAGTTAGCCTTTTTATTCAATTTCAAATAATATAATACATGGGTATTGTCATCTTCACACAAAATAACATATGGAATAGAATTTCCGTCTATATACTCAAAGAAATCCCTTTCCACTTGAAATTGATTTCCTTTATTATGTATATAAAGCATATGTAATTTCCCATTTATTTTTATAATAGTTGTATTGCCCTCTCCATCAATAACCTTATATGCTATATTATTTTTATCTAAAATTTTTTCTATCATCTTCTACCTCTTGATATATATATTATAAATACCTACATTTTCGGAACAAGACTGTGATAATCAATTGAATTTTTCCCCACATCCCATTTACCAATTTGCATCTTTTTGATTTTCTTTCCGTCTCCAAACTCTAGTAAATCTGTTCTGTGCAAATTATTCATTATTTTATTTAGGCTACCAAGCCCTGCAGAGGATAACAGAAATGCTTCCATTGGATCACACAATTTACAGTAAGCCCATAACTGTCCTAAATCATGCAAATTCAACTGCGTCTTTTTAGCCTCGATAAAAAATATTTGTGGTTTTCCATTTTTCTTTACAATTCCAAGCACATCTATCTGTATATCGAGTCCTATTGTCTGTGGATAATAATCTATCACATCGTATTGTTCAAGAAATAAATCTAAAGTTCTTGCATGAGAATCTACTGTAATTACCGTTGCGTTTTTATATTTGTCTTCCAAATACTGCTGAAGCCATAATCTCATAGGCTCATATAATTCAAATTCTTTTTTTACATTATTCGCCATATCCTAAGAACCCCGCTAAATCAGTCCACGAGTCAAAATGCTTTCCTCTGATTTCTTCTGGCAATGACGGATCATTTTCGCCGGGATGGATAGGTTTGTTCGCCCTGCGTACTCTTTTTTCCCAATAGAATTTATGTGTTTTAACAGGATCAATGAATTCCAGCAACTCATCCGCATACTTCTCCAAAGCATCCTGCTTATGCTTAATGTTAAATCCCACAGGTAAAAACTCATTTGCAAATATCTTTACCTGATGTTCTTTCTTCCAGAAATTTGGCTTTCCGGCGTTATACTTAACCAAATTTCC
This genomic interval carries:
- a CDS encoding GIY-YIG nuclease family protein: MAYGKSIELFLVNGTADSLITAELSNWNGKAIKIPRIEVPTCSREDIKQAGVYFLFCKEDNGKDSVYIGEAENVKERLIQHLRDAQAEKEKYYWNTAVIFIGRDLNKALIRYLENRFVEIARQCNRYEVLTKNTYKNTVLKESQVASMEEFVDNVRILINALGYKVLDAYTNAIPKENPVGDTEKKEDIKLYLERVIKNVGKIEAQGTITSEGFIVLKGSQISPVDDNTVPDTIKEQRCTSNIIDGILQEDMLFSSPSGAAMFVVGKSDNGLTRWKDENGRTLKEIENHEMMNEK